The Danio rerio strain Tuebingen ecotype United States chromosome 20, GRCz12tu, whole genome shotgun sequence genome contains the following window.
TGTCAACTGCCGGGTAAAATGCGCTGCCACTGGCAGGTCATGCTACCTGACAGTTGGACACTGGCGGCTGCCACCAGCCAGTGGCAGGTCATGTGACCCGCCACTGGCGGCTCCTGCCAGCCAGTTGAAGATTGAACCCCGACtccccagtaaacaggcgagaaaaaggctaataaaggcaaaaaagtagcatttaattttaatatcaatgccttggacattataaataataaaaagtatgagtaaaatgaataaatgaggttttagtcatctatatttgcccttatgtaacggaagccagctggtgatcgcgtaaagctcactcctcggatccagggacagacgttgttctgcaatcttatcggagcttgtctcccatgctggctcgctctctgctcggaccggtgcggttacttgcacataaaccgtcttttgatgaatatgatgttacacattgtctatctttattaaCTCTTTCTTCCATAGTCGCGAaatattatattgacagctaaagaatataaacgtaagagaaaaaggagaggaaatattataataataatacaaaatagataaacattgacagggctaagaacaattacgaacaaagattttcaaaaccagagagattttatcaggatgtcacaaaacagtttacttggaactgttaaacagtgttcaggtatgatttaaggttggttatggatggcgtgtctaatttaaaataatttaacaaaacgtgcgaatgcattaaaggagcgtcttcagttattatttaaacgcagctatgtcaggattgggataggttataatttcattatttaaattatgattgttattattattattttatgacatgtatttgggctattgcgcttaaataagtcatccgtgattctaaattaatatttctatttttcctttttagctatcactttgctatcgtctttctcttcttcttttttttttctagtttttggggttctgccacggttaaacgtttgcaaaatgtctttagtttgtccagattatcttttcctctaaaatagagacaaagcagaaggaaaatgaatgaattgatgaatgaatgaaatgattgacgaacttgttaatacggtgtattatttttttcagtttgtgatattcaacaagctttttaattcaagactttaggcattgattttgttccatactgtgcggtcactgatccatcgatgtagaaaagtgatgtaaaattagaattttcataattgaaaaaaaataataaaaatactaacatccagggaaactcccgatcatagatatatgtgtataacTCTGGCTCTGCCGCCCCCAAACCCCCCCGACCCCCTTGAAAACTGGGGGCCccatcggtgatccctgcaggggggcctccgcattttgcgctacgccactgtacAGTAATGATCATGTATTAAACATTTTTGTAAGGGTAATTGAAAAGATCCCACAAGATGCTAATGCAAAGTTCATAGCAtgtagacaaaataaataaataattattattattaagaattataattaaaacaattagGAACAATTAGGAAATATTATTGAAAGCTATTTGTTGTTCAGGAAAACAGTTAAAACAATTGGCCAAGTCAACTTTCACCTGCCTCAGGTGCGAGTATGAGGATCGATTAGTTGTGAGTGTGGAAAGAGAGAAGCATTACTGTACCTCCCACCGGCTGCAAGTgagcagaaagagagagaagggCAGCGCGGTGCCGGACATGGCGTGTGTGGAGGGCATGCTGTACTCCGAATTGTAGAAGACCTCCACCTTGACCACCGGAGGAGAAGCGGGACGGGTCCAGCGCACCACATCTTTCGTAGACTGTCCGAGGAACAGCACCCAGGCCCACACAACGATCAGCTGCCGGCTCACATACGGGTCAACATTCCACATGAGGAAGGGGAAGAAGACGATGAAGAACATCTCGTTGCCCAGCTCGGTGCCGATGGTGAAGAGATAGAAGAGAAACTTGTTCTCGATGATGAACTCCTGGCCAACATCACCGGTCAGCGAGTTCCTGCGCAGGGGCTTCACTGTGCCTTTAGGGTCAGTGTCTGCGGGTCCATTGTGGGCACACTCGTCCTGCTTAACATTTAAACTTTTCCTCAGCCTTTGGCCCGGAAGTCTGTCCGCCGAGTCTCCACTAGCCTCGCGCGCTCCCTGACGCTGCCCCGCGCAAGCCCCGTTGACCGACAGCTTGTCGTCGTTCTCGGCTGCTTTTTTCGCAAACGTCCCGCGGACCCCGCAGAGCTTCTGGAATCTGGCAACATGGCAGGGATCCTGTAGATATCGACAAAGGCAGATGAATCTGTGGAGCACGTCGCTTGCCATGGTAAAACCGAAAGGGCTTCTTTTTACCCTGAATCAATGTCCCACGCGCTGACCGAGGGATGCTGTAAACACGAGCGCGTGCACCGAACAATGGCAGATTATATTGCTCGGCGCATAGCGATACAGTCGCGTTCTCTAGCCGTCAACCCCCTAGAGAAGATGGTGAATACTAGAGTGGCTTTTTGACTGGGAGCGAGGAAGTACCCGTCCGTTATTACGCAGGGAGGGCGACAGATG
Protein-coding sequences here:
- the sgpp1a gene encoding sphingosine-1-phosphate phosphatase 1 translates to MASDVLHRFICLCRYLQDPCHVARFQKLCGVRGTFAKKAAENDDKLSVNGACAGQRQGAREASGDSADRLPGQRLRKSLNVKQDECAHNGPADTDPKGTVKPLRRNSLTGDVGQEFIIENKFLFYLFTIGTELGNEMFFIVFFPFLMWNVDPYVSRQLIVVWAWVLFLGQSTKDVVRWTRPASPPVVKVEVFYNSEYSMPSTHAMSGTALPFSLFLLTCSRWEYPFMFGLSIALFWSILVCISRIYMGMHSVLEVITGFLYSVLILAVLHPMLDDIDTFYLSHSYAPLVVLLVHVGFSLVAFSLDTWSTSRGDTAQALATAAGAALACRLNHQLGLLPDPPEEALPLALPLIDEALLTRSVMRMLMGVAVLLAVRAAMKVVAIPLACKIFGVPSDDVRKARQHAQVELAYRFLVYGTVAYCCVCLVPLLFGLLGLS